TCCAATTAATATCcctcaactctaaaaaaacatgaaattatcatatttgaatctattcaaataaaaaccaataaatatcTAAGTTTCggttaacaaaaattaatcttgttaactctttaaaaatatcttggaatcaaaatagattttaattaaTCCGTTGTTTCActtcataacttttgaaattaatCGGATTGAACGAATTATTGATCACGTTGAATTTAACGTGATTGAACAGAACTCCAACCAATATCCGTCATTATGTCAATCATGAAGCTGTGCTTACTAATTCCAACTCTAacatactcttttttttatccaaagtttttaaacagtgtgaccttatttaaaagttaaatttaaattaattaaaaaattcaagaatttaaattagaaaattttatttaaaaggttgGTTATCTTGATATTGGTTCCAAACAAATAGACAGTTTGATTGTTACTATCAAACTGTTAGATAGCTACTATCAAACTGTTGGATAGTTACTATCAAACTGTTGGATAGTTACTATCACACTGTTGAATAGTTACTATTAAACTGTTGGATAGTTACTATCAAACTGttgatataatattatttaggttCAGCATCTTAATAACCAAccttttaacttaaattttagataaaattgtaaaaatattctAGAATCTGCTATCAACTTTAAGTTATCTGTTCCTAAATATTGACTATGAAAAAATTACGATGCAACATCAAAGCATAATAACATAGAGCAATCTTCCTTTCCGTCTAAAATCTCTTAATTGTTATATtcgattattatttttctattattcttCCATTGTTCTCTTTTCGAATGTGTcataatacttatttaaatattaatacttttatctCACTTAAACTGAATTGGTTTTATTTGTATTctcattatcaatattattgtgATAACTTctcattatcaaaattattgtgataactgttatattaattattataactgttatagttatatactttttataattactacTACTATTCCTattattgtaattgttgttattactattataattgttattattgttattatttttgttgttgttattgttgttccCATTACCATCAGcacattttttattcttaaatttgatttgtgtttacttaagattactatttataaaaatcccTGTTgtaagaacttttattttaaatttggtttaatatgtatatatatatatatatatatatatatatatatatatatatatatatatttgttttatttgttttcaaaaattgttttcaataaaaaagttataaacatttttttttagcttacgTACGCATAATTTATCAGTGTGATtagactaaaaaataaaataattgcagttaaagttcaacatttttttgaatatgcaaaaaaacgtttattatttattagttcgTATAAAAATTTCTGTCaatcttataaaaaactttgtctGTTAGACTACTAAACATTAGGTTCGTTTATTACATAACGTAAACATCAGGTTTGTTTGTTAGATTACTAACgaaattttcctttattttagtAATCAAAAAATGTGTACCgttaattaactatttttttttgcatgattAATTCCATAATGTGTACAAACATTTCATTGggtacccaaaaaaaaaaagtctttttattaatgtttctaaatattttgtaacaatGTTCTAATAGATTTTTAGTGACAAAgcaatgatttaaaaaataatttatatgagttctttaagatgtttttataaaaggaACGATTCTTTACAACTTTGCAGCTCTACCAAATCTTCCTCTGAGATGTGGTTTATTAGATTCTTTTGCAAAACGAGGGAGAAATCGTCCTTCGATATCTCTTCCAAACCGTCCGTTAAACCATTGAGTTGCAGCTTCTCTACCAAAACGTCCTCCAAGCCATTGATCCTCGTTACTTACTGCATTTTTTTCTCTTCCAAATCGTCCTCGCATTAGTTGTCTTTCATATCTCACATTTGCAAGTCCTTGGTTTTCTAATtcatctaataaaaacatttacaactcaagtcaacatttttatatacttataaaaacttataaaatgaatttactAGTATAAATAAAAGTCAGAAAAAATTGATGCAACAAAGTTATACCATCGTATTCATTTTCATATTCACTGCTATCTTCATCATCACTGTCTCCCTCATCAGTTTCTCTTTTCCCAAACCTTCCTGACATAAGCTGTTCTCCATTTTTTGTTTCTAAGTAATCATTTACGATTCTTTTTACATCCTTGTTATCTtctaataaaagatttttatcttCAGATCTTACAACAGCTACAACAACTAACACCAAAGCAAATAATAGTTCGACTTTTTTATTGCTCAACATCTTTACCTATGaacaaataaatagtttttaatgccagttctaacttttttagatcattttatgagttatattaaagttttcgagtttaaaagtttgaaaaaagcTAAAATGTACATAATACTataatttcaaataagtttCCATCAGTCAGTAAATTATtacctttttcttttaacttgaTGATGACCGAGTGCCTGCACTCTTTTaagctttatgtttttttttcttacgaTGATGAGTTATTTATGCTAACCGATCGGAAACaacatatatttgaaaaaaatcattgtagttttcttaatttatttaatttacacaacAAACAGTATTGAATGATACTACGGTAAAATGTTTCAATAGAAATAGTGAAAAAGTAACAGGATTGCAGGTGTcaaaatttttccattttaggtGCTATAATGAGGTTACCTTCGATCTCTTttaattttcgttttttttttgtttaactctctattttctttcttttttcttttaatatccCTTTTCAAATATCCGCTATTTTGTATAACTTActtattaaatatgtaattaaatttgtcttcttttcaaactttttagattatTCTTATTGTCATTAGAGTTCGTCTCATTTGAAACAGAAAAATAGaagaatttattgaaatagAAGAAGCTATGAAAATAGGGGTGTAACAATTTGCGATGTCTctacaaaaagatttataatttataacttttgagaaaatctgaataaatgtcaaacaaaaatgtttcaacgTTTTCCTGTAAGTTGAAGAACATCCAATTTGATCATAAAAGACTTTAGATATCAAACTACTATGGGCTGGTCTCTGTTAAATGAATAATAACTACGTTAATCAACTTTCGCCGTGAagacttgaataaaaaaaaatattgttataaaaaattaaataaaaaaacgtattttttaattatatatgagTTTCAAAAAGCAGAAGTATTacacaactaaaattttgaagaatatctcaaaaaaatgtgtaaaagaaaACAGTTTCATTGAAGAATATctcaaaaaatgaataaaagaaaacagtttCATTGGAGATACAACTCACAATTTTATCGGCAAATGATTAACTTTTtcataattgaaatttttatctttattttagaCCTGAGTAGCAAGATAAGATAAAAACGCTATTAAAAGCAagattactcaaaaaaaaaataaaaaataaaaatatatatatgcgtgtgtaaatttttataaataaattattatatttttatgtaaattcaAGAAACTTTATGAAATAGTTTTCATAATTTAAGGATATTTTTGCTCATTAAAAGTTGACCTcaaatcaaaaatgaaaacaacgacgtaagtaattaaaaaattgttcaaacaattttaaaagtgaaaggcctttgaaaaactaaataaaaaatatgaaaaaaatataattagcaATCATAGTTTTAGTGGCGCTTTATTGCAATTATAGTAGTACTTGACAAACTCTCATAAATGAAATTAACTAAATACTAATTTTTGACCAAATTTAAGCATTTAAATAGCTGTGAAGAACCtaaagtttaagttgtttaagAACCTAAATGGCTGTGAAGTCCTTTGCAATGCAATCTTTCATTTTGActtgttaattatattaatcGAGACGATCAATGTTTATCAATTGGTCTAATTTCATCAGAATTTTTATTCCGTAATTTCTTAGGCCAAGATGattaaagaaattgttaataaaaataatatagaatatagttcaaaatttaaactgtattctttgtttaaactttaaacgagaaaataacaaaaagtgctaaaattacaaataagttAACACTTATATGTAACTCTagcaatttttgtaatttgcagAACCGCAACTGTAggaaa
The nucleotide sequence above comes from Hydra vulgaris chromosome 09, alternate assembly HydraT2T_AEP. Encoded proteins:
- the LOC100192286 gene encoding pol-RFamide neuropeptides; translated protein: MLSNKKVELLFALVLVVVAVVRSEDKNLLLEDNKDVKRIVNDYLETKNGEQLMSGRFGKRETDEGDSDDEDSSEYENEYDDELENQGLANVRYERQLMRGRFGREKNAVSNEDQWLGGRFGREAATQWFNGRFGRDIEGRFLPRFAKESNKPHLRGRFGRAAKL